One region of Natronolimnobius baerhuensis genomic DNA includes:
- a CDS encoding competence/damage-inducible protein A, translating into MNVAIITVGDELLAGTTTNTNAAWLASQLTDRGSTVTRILTIPDERDLIADYVARWHADDAFDAIIVTGGIGGTPDDVTVEGVADGLNRDLVVDDSIHDGLLEKAAIFREENPELVAEYDLEIDLEAAASLPAGAIPLVVEEAWAPGCVVDDVYVFAGIPDEMKAMFHAVEAEFDGTATARTIYTPAPEGALHDVLEGVSERFDVDVGSYPRGETRPGRIRVSGTEAAAVDDAIEWILERVETTDPGASTGEAND; encoded by the coding sequence ATGAACGTCGCGATCATCACCGTCGGCGACGAACTGCTGGCCGGAACGACGACCAACACGAACGCTGCCTGGCTGGCGAGTCAACTCACCGACCGCGGCAGCACCGTCACGCGGATTCTGACGATTCCCGACGAGCGCGACCTCATTGCCGACTACGTCGCGCGCTGGCACGCAGATGACGCGTTCGACGCCATCATCGTCACCGGCGGCATCGGCGGCACGCCGGACGACGTCACCGTCGAAGGCGTTGCGGACGGCCTGAACCGCGACCTCGTCGTCGATGACTCGATCCACGACGGACTCCTCGAGAAGGCGGCCATCTTCCGCGAGGAGAACCCGGAACTGGTTGCTGAGTACGACCTCGAGATCGATCTCGAGGCGGCGGCCTCGCTGCCTGCGGGTGCGATACCACTCGTCGTCGAGGAGGCGTGGGCACCGGGCTGTGTGGTCGACGACGTCTACGTCTTTGCGGGGATTCCGGACGAGATGAAAGCGATGTTTCACGCGGTCGAGGCTGAGTTCGACGGGACCGCCACTGCACGCACGATCTACACGCCAGCGCCGGAAGGTGCCTTACACGACGTGCTCGAGGGCGTGAGCGAGCGGTTCGACGTCGACGTTGGAAGCTATCCACGCGGTGAGACACGGCCGGGTCGGATTCGTGTCTCCGGAACCGAGGCAGCGGCCGTCGATGACGCAATCGAGTGGATTCTCGAGCGAGTCGAGACGACCGATCCGGGAGCGTCGACCGGCGAGGCGAACGACTGA